GACAACAGAACTTTCGTTCCAGAATACACCTGCCTATGTTATTGCTCAATCTCGGCAAGCCTTTACTGTTACGAAAATTTGGAGTGACTCAATCTACATCAAGAGTTCTGCTACTGGCAACGTATATGATGTTTACTATACAGGTCGTATTGGCTCTGAAGTTGGAGATACGGTTACGGTGATTATCGATGAAGATGACAACTGGATTACAATCATTAATGAACGTACAGGGAAATCAGCAGCCGTAACCAAGGTTAACCGTGTTTAACTAGCAATATTTACTCAGTTAACTTTTAGTAATGCAAATTACTTCAAAGTAAATATTGAACTAAAAAGTAGCTTAATACTTTCAAAGTAGTCTATATTTCTCATCTCCCAAGATGAGATTTTTTTTNCGGATAATTTTATGATTTGATAACGGGTTTCGGGTTTCGGGTTTCGGGTGTAGAAGGCTTGATCATTAAGGCTCACAGGTATCAGAAATGTCCTAATATGACTTTCGATTGCTAGCAGTCCCCTGAACAGTGTTTGACTTTAATAACGACTATGCTCTTTACAAGTCAAGTATTCTAGCTGACACCCGACACCTGACACCTGACACCTGCTCCGCATAACTTTGAATTCTCATAACGATTAGTAGTCATCAAGCCAAAATATGAGGAGTTTTAAGATGGCTGCTTCTGAAATCGTTATGCACCGGATGTTTGTCGAAATCGTTGCCCAGTATCACCCCTTTGCTGAGTATGTCGGTTATCAAGAGGCTGAAGATGGATTTATTATCTGCTATCGAGGCGCTAATGGGGAACAATATATGGCAATTGATACCCAAGGCAATGTGTTAGGAGATACGACGATGGGAACAACAAGAACAATGGGAATTGTAGCTATCGGTGCGGCTATTCTTGGTGCAATGTTTGGGGGTTCAAATTCCTAGTTAGATTAAGAAGCCGGGTTTCTGACGTTATCTCTCGGTTCCTATCAAAAGCTTGATCAAGAAACCCGGTTTCAAATCGTCGAGTTTTTCAGCTAATCCCAAGCCATCACAGGAATTAAAAATCGCTAGTTTTAATCCTCGTTGAACAGCTTTTTTTAAGCCATACCATAACTCTTCAATTGGGATACTGTCTTGCGGATTAATATAAATTCGTCCGGTTTCTCCTTCCGTTTCACTATGTCCGGCAAAAAAGATAATATCCCAAGCTTGTCCCCAAAGTTGATCATTTATTTCATGTTTTTTCGGTTCGGCTAAAAATGTAACTTCTGTCTGGGGTAAACTTTGCAAAAGTTTTAAATCAGCTTCTATATTAATTCCGTCTTGATGACCTAAAATGGCTAAAATTTTCAATCGAGAGCCAGGGCGAAATATTTGATTTCCAGCCAGGGGTTCTAATTCTAAGGGACTAATCGCTAATTCAGCATTGGAATAACTCTCAAAAAAATCCCACAAATGTAAGGGTAGTTTTTTTAAAGTCAGATCTGAAGTCCGAATTAATACCCGAATTTCTTCATTTCGTTGACATTCTTCTCGAAGTCGTTGATCTAAGGGACGAAATGTATCAGAATTGAGCCAAGTTTTCAGATGCGATCGCAATTCATCGGCAGAAGTTTTACAAGCTTTAATTCGCTGATGAATTGAACCTTGACGAATAATGCTTTGCGGTTTAATTCTGGCTGGAGAACCTAAGCTGCGATATTTGTCATTCCAGTGGAGTTGTAAATGCTGGAATAATTTAGGATTAGGAGGAAGATAACCCTGTTTTTCTAAAACAAGACGACCCGTTTCTTCCCGAACTTCTAAAATAACTTTAAAGCCGAGAATATCCCAATCACCATTAAATTCGAGAATAGCAATTCTAGCCATGTTGCTTTTCCCACTAAATTTTACTTACCCAAGCACGACACTCAATCCTATTAAACCACGAAACCTTGAATAATACTCACATCTCCTAAAACAATCTTAATACTAAAGTGTTCTCCCCGTTCTCCTCGGAAGTTAAACTGTAGGTTTTCACTTCCTCCTGCTTCCGATTGCATGACGCTTTTTCCTGTTTCATCGAGAATCATCATTTGCAAATCTTGGGGTAAATAAGTTTGAGAAATTTGGGGATATAATTGTACAGAAATATCGATTTCGGAGGAACTAACAGTATTTAAACCGACAAATAAGGCAACTTGCTCTCCTTGGCGTTCTAAGTTAAATAATTTAGCACGTTCAATTTTGGGGGAAAGAGATGAATGGGTTAAACGATGTCTGAAGTTAAAGGCGGGTTGTTCTTGTAGAGATTCTAGCAGAGATTCAATCTGTTCTACCGCTTCCCAACTCGCAGTAAAGATTCCTTGTAACCAATGGCTTAAAATCGGTTTTTCCTTTAAACTCTCCAGATAATCAATCCATTCTAAAAGCGATCGCAATTCTTCTATTTTCAACTCTCCAGAGGAAACAGACGGTACAAATCCTAATAAATTTCCTTGTCGAAAATCATCACTGAGTTGCACAACAATATATCCAATTCTATCGGCTAAAGCTTCAGCAGGAACTTTAACACGTTTATCTCCGGGTAATAGGGGTAAACATTCTATTTTTCCGATGTTTTTTAGAGTTAAATCGGCAGAATTAGATAAAAGTTTAACAATCGGATTCCAACTGTCATCGGAATCTAAATCAGTTTCGATTCCTAGCCATTGACAGTAATAATTTACCGCTAAAACGGCTAAGGTTTGAGAATATACTTGGTCAGCTTTTTGAGAGTTGGGTTGCTGATTTTTAAAGCGTTGAGCAAGATCACGGTCTTTAAGAGTTAAGGGAATGGTTAAGGGAGAATTCATAAGTTATAATTAGGGTGAATAGGGTTGAACGATTAAGGGATTAGTTTTCTATATTGTGTTTGATTTTAACAGCAAACTTTTGAATAGCTCGTTGATAAAAACTAGATAGGGTTGGTATTTTTAACCCTAATTCTTTAGAAATATCTTCCCAACTTTGTCCGGCTAATCGTCGTTTAACGAGANAGCTTCTATATTAATTCCGTCTTGATGACCTAAAATGGCTAAAATTTTCAATCGAGAGCCAGGGCGAAATATTTGATTTCCAGCCAGGGGTTCTAATTCTAAGGGACTAATCGCTAATTCAGCATTGGAATAACTCTCAAAAAAATCCCACAAATGTAAGGGTAGTTTTTTTAAAGTCAGATCTGAAGTCCGAATTAATACCCGAATTTCTTCATTTCGTTGACATTCTTCTCGAAGTCGTTGATCTAAGGGACGAAATGTATCAGAATTGAGCCAAGTTTTCAGATGCGATCGCAATTCATCGGCAGAAGTTTTACAAGCTTTAATTCGCTGATGAATTGAACCTTGACGAATAATGCTTTGCGGTTTAATTCTGGCTGGAGAACCTAAGCTGCGATATTTGTCATTCCAGTGGAGTTGTAAATGCTGGAATAATTTAGGATTAGGAGGAAGATAACCCTGTTTTTCTAAAACAAGACGACCCGTTTCTTCCCGAACTTCTAAAATAACTTTAAAGCCGAGAATATCCCAATCACCATTAAATTCGAGANTACTCGAAACCGGATAGGTTTGAGCTTCCAATGCTAGGCTTTTTAACCGTTCATCTTCTTCATTCCTCTGCTGGAAGTTCATGTTCGGGTACTAACTTCTGATTCGCTTTCATTCTATCTATGGCGTTTCGGGGTTCAGTTTTATGCAAAAGGGAAAAATGGGTGTCGGGTGTCGGGTGTCGGGTGTCAGGTGTCAGGTTTCGGGTTTCGGGTGTTGTGAACCCTTCACTTCGTTCGAGGGTAAACTCCGCGCTAGCGTAGGGAAGAATCTCTACTATCCCTCCAGACCCCACAGAGATCCTTCACTTCGTTCAGGATGACAATCATCTTCTGAATAAAAATTATCGCTTTGGGTCAATCCTGTTCCCGACACCTGAAACCTGAAACCCGACACCCCAAATATGAATTTTTATAACAAATTTCACTAAAAGGCGTAAAAAGAGCGATCGCCCTTCCGATAGTCAGTTTGAAACCCTAGATTATCAAGTGAGGTGAAAACGCTGCATAATTTCCCAAACTATACCCGATTTTATTAGCAGGTGTCAGGTTTCAGGTTTCAGGTGTCGGGGAATGGGTTTGAGCTTTGAGGTTTCAAGTTTGAGCTAAAAGAGTTCTTTTTCCCCATCCTGACACCCGACACCTGACAGCCGATACCCGACACCCATTAAGGAGGCATTTATGTCTTGTCCCCATGATCGCCATGGTAAACCCAAATGTCATATTACCG
The sequence above is a segment of the Planktothrix tepida PCC 9214 genome. Coding sequences within it:
- a CDS encoding DUF1822 family protein, coding for MNSPLTIPLTLKDRDLAQRFKNQQPNSQKADQVYSQTLAVLAVNYYCQWLGIETDLDSDDSWNPIVKLLSNSADLTLKNIGKIECLPLLPGDKRVKVPAEALADRIGYIVVQLSDDFRQGNLLGFVPSVSSGELKIEELRSLLEWIDYLESLKEKPILSHWLQGIFTASWEAVEQIESLLESLQEQPAFNFRHRLTHSSLSPKIERAKLFNLERQGEQVALFVGLNTVSSSEIDISVQLYPQISQTYLPQDLQMMILDETGKSVMQSEAGGSENLQFNFRGERGEHFSIKIVLGDVSIIQGFVV